Proteins from a genomic interval of Desulfovibrio desulfuricans DSM 642:
- the rfbD gene encoding dTDP-4-dehydrorhamnose reductase yields MAKALVLGGATGLLGQALTRVLKAREWEVATLGRENGNLLDMAFLQTAIAEAQADVVFNTVAWTAVDDAEDHRDEACQLNRALPASIARCLKAQGAGFLVQFSTDFIFSGAGETAWKETDTPHPASVYASTKLEGEKAVLETLPDRSCVIRTAWLFGPGRKNFVDTILAACQRRDSINVVHDQTGSPTYTLDLAHWSIALAEKRATGIWHAVNGGQASWCDLACEAVSLAGAPCRVVPIDSAEWPQKARRPVFSALDNSKLATFLGKSPRPWPQALRDYVFSEYLPAHTGKGGAQ; encoded by the coding sequence ATGGCAAAAGCTCTGGTACTTGGGGGGGCAACTGGCCTTCTGGGCCAGGCCCTGACGCGAGTGCTCAAAGCCCGCGAGTGGGAAGTTGCAACACTTGGCCGCGAGAACGGCAATCTGCTGGACATGGCGTTTCTGCAAACTGCCATTGCAGAGGCGCAGGCGGATGTGGTGTTCAACACTGTGGCCTGGACAGCTGTTGACGATGCCGAAGACCACAGGGACGAAGCCTGCCAGCTCAACCGCGCCTTGCCCGCCTCCATTGCGCGCTGCCTCAAGGCGCAGGGGGCCGGATTTCTTGTGCAGTTCAGCACGGACTTCATTTTTTCCGGCGCGGGAGAAACCGCGTGGAAAGAAACAGACACGCCCCATCCGGCCTCTGTGTACGCCAGCACCAAGCTTGAAGGTGAAAAGGCCGTTCTGGAAACACTGCCCGACAGGTCGTGCGTCATACGCACGGCATGGCTTTTTGGCCCAGGTCGCAAAAATTTTGTGGATACTATCCTTGCCGCCTGCCAGCGCCGCGATTCCATCAACGTGGTGCATGACCAGACAGGTTCTCCCACCTATACGCTTGATCTGGCGCACTGGAGCATCGCTCTGGCGGAAAAAAGGGCCACAGGCATCTGGCATGCGGTAAACGGCGGGCAGGCAAGCTGGTGTGATCTGGCTTGCGAGGCTGTTTCTCTGGCTGGCGCCCCGTGCCGGGTTGTGCCCATTGATTCGGCGGAATGGCCCCAAAAAGCCCGCAGGCCAGTGTTTTCCGCGCTGGACAACAGCAAGCTGGCCACCTTTCTTGGCAAGTCTCCTCGCCCGTGGCCCCAGGCTCTGCGCGATTATGTTTTCAGCGAGTATCTGCCCGCGCACACCGGCAAAGGCGGGGCGCAGTGA
- a CDS encoding DUF3179 domain-containing protein, translating to MTSSGPARLSASLPALRTLCLIMAGLTLLTLAALWNANDAQARPRSLQELAAINGKLIETGVKYGSIPSLYRPRYDRIQDANLSLSDDEVVFIAMLQGGARVYPQRIMVWHQVVNEIVDDKAYAITYCPTTGTFMAYDSSMGGLNLIFDTEGRLYDANSVLIDRNSGSLWLQETGMAFDGPLLGRGLPMVPVYWTTWGAAKRTFPHALVLAKPNGNKPYGRDPYGNYLRKGTYYDNDRLIYPVERMDKRFARKTPMLCIEYEGYLLAIDIGYVRKKGAVNFFVGPNALLAVYDRGLEVVRLFNRQIWAEPFLFISQNGKLMDLTTRSQWDPATGVALDGNMKGASMPQFYGAYSMWFAWYSMNPETLVIPGPGEVPEKLLSPAPPGE from the coding sequence GTGACAAGCTCTGGCCCTGCGCGGCTTTCAGCCAGCCTGCCCGCATTGCGCACGCTTTGCCTGATCATGGCGGGCCTCACGCTGCTCACGCTCGCAGCGCTCTGGAATGCCAATGATGCCCAGGCCAGACCGCGCAGCTTGCAGGAGCTTGCCGCCATCAACGGCAAACTGATTGAAACAGGCGTCAAATACGGCTCAATCCCTTCCCTGTACCGCCCGCGCTATGACCGCATTCAGGATGCAAACCTGAGCCTCAGCGATGACGAGGTGGTGTTTATTGCCATGTTGCAAGGGGGCGCGCGCGTTTACCCGCAACGCATCATGGTATGGCATCAGGTTGTCAACGAAATCGTGGACGACAAGGCCTATGCCATCACCTACTGTCCCACCACCGGCACCTTCATGGCCTACGATTCTTCCATGGGGGGCCTGAATCTCATTTTTGACACGGAAGGCCGCCTCTACGATGCCAACAGCGTTCTGATTGACCGCAATTCCGGCAGTCTCTGGCTACAGGAAACAGGCATGGCCTTTGACGGCCCCCTGCTGGGCCGTGGGCTGCCCATGGTGCCCGTATACTGGACAACCTGGGGCGCTGCAAAGCGCACCTTTCCCCATGCCTTGGTGCTTGCCAAACCTAACGGCAACAAACCCTACGGGCGCGATCCCTACGGCAACTACCTGCGCAAGGGAACCTACTACGATAACGACAGGCTCATTTATCCAGTGGAGCGCATGGACAAACGTTTTGCCCGCAAAACGCCCATGCTGTGCATTGAGTATGAGGGCTACCTGTTGGCTATCGACATAGGCTATGTGCGCAAAAAAGGGGCCGTGAACTTTTTTGTGGGGCCCAATGCCCTTCTGGCAGTTTATGACCGGGGCCTTGAGGTGGTGCGTCTTTTTAACCGCCAGATATGGGCCGAGCCATTCCTGTTCATATCCCAGAACGGCAAGCTCATGGATCTGACCACGCGCAGCCAGTGGGATCCTGCCACGGGCGTGGCGCTTGACGGCAACATGAAGGGCGCGTCCATGCCGCAGTTTTACGGCGCGTATTCCATGTGGTTTGCCTGGTACAGCATGAATCCGGAAACACTGGTCATCCCCGGCCCCGGCGAGGTGCCTGAAAAGCTGCTCTCGCCAGCCCCTCCGGGTGAATAA